Proteins encoded in a region of the Spirochaetaceae bacterium genome:
- a CDS encoding BrnT family toxin — translation MFEWDPGKNQTNIKKHGVSFETAQRIFDGPVVSGADTREDYGEDRFVGIGGAAGAVLAVVYTYRGENTRLISARPATRTEREKYDEQIR, via the coding sequence ATGTTCGAGTGGGATCCCGGCAAGAACCAAACCAACATAAAGAAGCACGGGGTTTCCTTCGAGACCGCCCAACGCATCTTCGATGGCCCCGTAGTGTCTGGAGCCGACACCCGCGAGGATTACGGAGAGGACCGATTTGTCGGCATCGGCGGCGCCGCGGGCGCTGTCCTTGCCGTCGTCTATACATACCGGGGAGAGAACACTCGGCTGATCTCCGCCCGGCCGGCGACTCGAACAGAAAGGGAGAAGTACGATGAACAGATACGATGA
- a CDS encoding DUF1353 domain-containing protein: MHDPYPDRKWSRIRGFSYDSDLHLLRLRRGLPGIRREAQYIVAKPYRVSFKLDDEGTRRNITVPTGMLTDLASVPRPLRWYAGRVGPHLEAAVVHDFLYVAWQDLGMLPTGSMRCFADRMMLTAMLAAGMCSKAYTIYRAVRLGGGRAFRCPEPCRYVELDARKPHA; the protein is encoded by the coding sequence GTGCACGACCCCTATCCCGACCGGAAATGGAGCCGCATTCGAGGATTCAGCTACGACTCCGACCTGCATCTGCTGCGGCTGCGTCGCGGACTGCCGGGCATTCGTCGCGAGGCGCAGTACATTGTCGCGAAGCCATACCGCGTGTCATTCAAGCTGGACGACGAAGGAACACGCCGGAACATCACCGTGCCCACGGGGATGCTCACGGACTTGGCATCGGTGCCGCGCCCGCTCCGGTGGTATGCGGGCCGCGTGGGGCCTCACCTGGAGGCGGCGGTCGTGCACGACTTCCTGTACGTGGCATGGCAGGATCTGGGTATGCTGCCGACCGGAAGCATGCGGTGCTTTGCCGATCGGATGATGCTTACGGCGATGCTGGCCGCGGGAATGTGCAGCAAAGCGTATACGATCTATCGCGCTGTCCGCTTGGGTGGCGGCCGCGCGTTCCGCTGTCCTGAACCGTGTCGTTATGTCGAGCTGGACGCACGCAAACCGCACGCGTGA
- a CDS encoding nucleotide sugar dehydrogenase: MVTIEEFEDRSAAIGVVGLGYVGVSLLVALARHFRVCGFDRDPRRIRELKKGFDRTRSVTAAEIGAIDRTLTIDESVLEQCKLIIISVPTPITPSLYPNLEPLKDAARSVARRVSGGSVIVIESTVYPGVTEGIVRPIITNESKLEPGDRLHFGYSPERINPGDGQHSLGRIPKVVAGDSDAVTDLLAKVYGAIANGVHQATSIKVAEAAKVLENTQRDVNIALMNEAATIFRRIGVDTRDVIRTASTKWNFAPFEPGLVGGDCIATDPYYLLHIARKTGTDAAVISASRDVNDGMGRYVAEHTGALIRSRSSARSEARVLILGISFKENVPRVQNTRVVDIVDALVLQRVSCSVFDPIADADEVRALGYEPLTSVDRDAPYDAVVVAVKHRLFITTLPITRLLKLMVPGKGVLVDVKSMYDRREVEKSGMIYWSL; this comes from the coding sequence TTGGTTACGATAGAAGAGTTCGAGGATCGCTCGGCGGCGATCGGTGTAGTTGGACTTGGTTACGTGGGGGTGTCGTTGCTCGTGGCGCTGGCACGACACTTCCGGGTGTGTGGCTTTGACCGAGACCCAAGACGTATTCGGGAACTCAAGAAGGGATTCGACCGCACGCGGTCTGTGACCGCAGCTGAGATAGGGGCGATAGATCGTACGTTAACGATCGATGAGAGCGTGCTTGAACAATGCAAGCTGATTATCATTTCAGTCCCGACCCCAATTACGCCAAGTTTATATCCGAATTTGGAGCCTCTGAAGGACGCTGCTCGATCGGTTGCGCGTCGGGTGTCTGGAGGTAGTGTCATTGTCATCGAGTCCACGGTCTACCCGGGTGTAACAGAGGGAATTGTTAGGCCGATCATCACTAACGAGAGTAAACTTGAGCCGGGTGATCGATTGCATTTTGGTTACTCCCCTGAGCGTATCAATCCGGGTGACGGCCAACACTCTCTTGGACGTATCCCTAAGGTGGTGGCCGGAGATAGTGACGCAGTGACCGATTTGCTGGCGAAGGTTTATGGTGCGATAGCAAACGGCGTCCACCAAGCGACGAGTATCAAGGTAGCAGAAGCCGCTAAAGTACTTGAGAACACACAGCGTGACGTCAACATTGCGCTAATGAACGAGGCTGCGACAATTTTCCGGCGCATTGGAGTTGATACGAGAGACGTGATCCGTACGGCGAGTACAAAGTGGAATTTTGCGCCATTTGAGCCAGGGCTGGTCGGGGGAGACTGTATCGCTACGGATCCCTACTATCTCCTCCATATCGCCAGAAAGACTGGTACGGACGCTGCCGTTATTTCAGCTAGTCGTGATGTTAATGATGGTATGGGACGCTACGTTGCCGAGCACACAGGCGCTCTAATCCGCAGTCGGAGCAGCGCACGTTCAGAGGCCCGAGTACTAATCTTAGGAATAAGCTTCAAGGAGAACGTGCCCCGCGTGCAGAATACGAGAGTAGTTGACATTGTTGACGCGTTGGTGCTGCAGCGGGTGAGCTGTTCAGTGTTTGATCCAATCGCAGACGCGGATGAAGTTCGGGCTCTCGGTTATGAGCCCTTGACGAGTGTGGATCGGGATGCTCCCTATGACGCGGTGGTAGTTGCGGTAAAGCACCGATTGTTTATTACAACGCTACCGATCACAAGATTGCTCAAACTAATGGTGCCGGGCAAAGGAGTACTGGTCGACGTGAAATCCATGTACGATCGACGAGAGGTCGAGAAATCAGGCATGATATACTGGAGCTTGTGA
- a CDS encoding NAD-dependent epimerase/dehydratase family protein — MGFIGSRLASDLSAKGDAVRIVDAAVTRNDDGQYLRVDVRDRHALAASIDGSDVIYSLAAVHRDDIKPASLYDEVNVLGAVNLCDACRELGILRIVFTSSVAVYSLVADELSEDSTTEPSSAYGSSKLRAEQVYRDWQAEEPNSRSLVIVRPTVVFGEGNRGNVYQLFRQIWSRRFVMVGNGRNRKSMAYVGNVSAFLVHVLGLGAGVHTFNYVDGPDLSMEELVDTILIAFGRQPKLKVRIPYVFGYLIGVVCDAVAAASNRRLPISAARIRKFRSTTTFSAQRTKSIGFQPPTSLREALLKTIKHEFFGSARSD; from the coding sequence ATGGGATTCATCGGCAGCCGCCTAGCCTCTGACCTCAGTGCAAAGGGCGACGCCGTAAGGATTGTGGACGCTGCAGTGACTCGTAATGACGATGGACAGTACCTTCGGGTGGATGTTCGGGATCGCCATGCTTTGGCGGCAAGCATAGACGGTTCTGACGTGATATACAGCCTCGCGGCTGTCCACCGCGATGATATAAAGCCAGCGTCCCTATATGACGAAGTCAACGTGTTAGGAGCGGTTAATCTCTGCGACGCGTGTCGGGAACTTGGCATTTTAAGAATCGTGTTCACGAGCTCGGTTGCCGTGTATAGTCTCGTTGCGGACGAACTCTCGGAGGACAGTACTACCGAGCCCTCAAGTGCGTACGGATCCTCGAAACTCCGGGCGGAGCAAGTATATCGCGATTGGCAGGCGGAAGAACCGAATAGTCGGTCCCTAGTGATCGTTCGCCCTACCGTGGTCTTCGGTGAGGGGAACCGAGGCAATGTCTACCAGTTGTTCCGCCAAATCTGGTCGCGACGTTTCGTGATGGTAGGTAACGGTAGGAACAGGAAGTCCATGGCATACGTAGGGAATGTTAGTGCGTTCCTTGTTCATGTGCTCGGTCTCGGCGCCGGCGTACATACGTTTAACTATGTGGACGGTCCTGATCTTTCGATGGAAGAACTCGTCGACACTATCTTGATCGCTTTCGGCCGACAACCCAAGCTAAAGGTTCGAATTCCCTATGTGTTCGGATACCTGATTGGTGTGGTATGCGATGCAGTGGCCGCAGCTAGCAACAGGCGACTGCCAATTAGCGCGGCTCGCATACGTAAATTTCGGAGCACAACCACTTTTTCGGCACAACGAACCAAGTCTATCGGCTTCCAACCTCCAACGAGCCTACGTGAGGCGCTGTTAAAGACCATCAAACACGAATTCTTCGGAAGTGCGCGTTCCGATTGA
- a CDS encoding glycosyltransferase — MRVVLTISRLVQRKGIDRVISAMPDVVAAVPNAVYLIGGDGPDRERLEGLRDASPARDSIKFLGGVTESEKLECYQRCDLFVMPNRAERGDVEGFGIVFLEANAFGKPVIGGRSGGALDAIVDGETGLLVDPNDVDEVANGVVRLLEDADEATRLGANGKRRVESDFSWTACAIRFRTVIDEAVARSRKVGERSGVSQGSEDD; from the coding sequence ATGCGAGTCGTGCTTACGATAAGTCGTCTGGTACAACGCAAGGGTATTGACCGAGTGATTTCTGCCATGCCCGATGTCGTTGCTGCCGTTCCGAATGCCGTGTACTTGATTGGCGGTGATGGGCCTGACCGCGAGAGATTGGAGGGTCTTCGTGATGCGTCACCGGCTCGGGACTCTATCAAATTTCTTGGTGGAGTTACGGAATCAGAAAAGCTGGAGTGCTATCAGAGATGCGATCTATTCGTAATGCCGAACCGTGCCGAGAGAGGTGATGTGGAGGGGTTTGGAATCGTCTTTCTAGAGGCCAACGCATTCGGCAAACCGGTGATTGGAGGGCGCTCTGGGGGTGCGTTGGACGCTATCGTCGATGGTGAGACGGGTCTGCTCGTCGATCCAAATGACGTGGACGAGGTTGCCAACGGGGTCGTGCGGCTTCTTGAGGATGCGGACGAAGCAACCCGATTGGGAGCCAATGGTAAGCGGCGAGTGGAGAGCGACTTCAGTTGGACGGCATGTGCTATCAGGTTTCGGACCGTGATAGATGAAGCCGTGGCGCGAAGTCGTAAAGTGGGGGAGAGAAGCGGAGTGTCTCAGGGATCAGAGGATGATTGA
- a CDS encoding ImmA/IrrE family metallo-endopeptidase encodes MKRAQVQTSASQIHDLERIGFILGLDEFRLGHRAPGPDDAELAVRLKTLRPTHPMIGTQPLSPGTVLTFAHAASVIRTQCRMQDWLDIHGYNTKFRPTDDYGTSVSPPYKVGYMLAEHVREALGLGFSPIESMRDMVEVELGIPVVQAKLPQHISGATIAVGQSGQDEARGIVLNTDGANESIWVRRATVAHELGHLLFDPVQRLDRVRVDTYQSNEIDPESHLDLGSATTDVVEQRANAFSIALLAPMQAVRDMTPPPLRSAAIERVMSEFGISYTAARYHVFNAHYRQYELPPDRASADPSDEQKAAENFTLDYFPIKVTPGIRRGRFAGMVGECYKRGFISVDSAAQYLNCDEKEFADSFETIRELYSLEDSSG; translated from the coding sequence GTGAAACGCGCACAGGTTCAAACTTCGGCCAGCCAGATTCACGACTTGGAGCGTATCGGGTTCATCCTGGGGCTTGACGAGTTTCGCCTTGGGCACCGCGCACCAGGGCCGGACGACGCAGAACTTGCAGTCCGTCTCAAGACGCTTCGTCCCACCCATCCGATGATTGGTACGCAACCGCTGTCTCCCGGCACCGTTTTAACATTCGCGCATGCAGCGTCGGTCATTCGGACCCAGTGCAGGATGCAAGACTGGCTCGATATTCACGGGTACAACACCAAGTTCCGCCCAACCGATGATTATGGAACTTCGGTCTCGCCTCCTTACAAAGTAGGATACATGTTAGCGGAGCACGTTCGAGAAGCACTCGGGCTCGGGTTTTCACCTATAGAATCGATGAGAGACATGGTGGAGGTTGAGCTCGGAATTCCAGTCGTACAGGCGAAGTTACCCCAACATATCTCCGGAGCAACTATCGCAGTGGGCCAATCCGGACAAGACGAAGCCCGAGGGATAGTTCTTAATACGGACGGCGCCAACGAGAGCATTTGGGTGCGACGTGCGACGGTTGCCCATGAACTGGGACACCTTTTGTTCGACCCCGTTCAGCGACTTGACCGTGTGCGCGTGGATACGTACCAATCGAACGAGATTGATCCGGAAAGTCACCTTGATCTTGGAAGCGCCACGACCGATGTCGTGGAGCAGCGCGCAAATGCTTTTTCGATCGCATTACTTGCTCCGATGCAAGCTGTCCGTGACATGACTCCCCCACCACTTCGATCAGCCGCAATTGAGAGAGTAATGTCTGAATTCGGCATCAGCTACACCGCAGCTCGCTATCATGTTTTCAACGCTCATTATCGTCAATACGAGTTGCCGCCCGATAGAGCTTCTGCAGATCCTTCAGATGAACAGAAGGCCGCGGAGAACTTTACGCTCGACTACTTCCCTATTAAGGTTACACCGGGTATACGAAGGGGAAGATTCGCAGGAATGGTAGGCGAGTGTTACAAGCGAGGATTCATATCTGTCGACTCTGCGGCTCAATACTTGAATTGTGATGAGAAAGAATTCGCGGACTCGTTCGAAACAATCCGGGAGCTATACAGCTTGGAAGATTCCTCGGGATAG
- a CDS encoding lipopolysaccharide biosynthesis protein, with translation MNQATRGHTDQEPDYRHVRDASVRGAGAGALALVAKTLLRLGSIVLLARLLTPADFGLIAMAGTVLSLFVFVADLGLHMASVQRRQLSADELSTLFWINVVGGVLLASLTVASAPLLVLIFDEPRVIGAAAALSLTLVAIGVGTQHEAVLRRRLSYSFLHVSGIISQTLGLGVALVSALAGASYWALILQQIVAHVSRVTLLWAKTHWRPRRPGPFVDVLPMLRYGSQLVPAHLLAHTARSFGEVLVGVSAGAAELGQFRRAHGMATLVEEARLPLKTIVPASLSRLQDRGREFARFYLHAISASSFAGCAFVGWMAAEAPAAVIIVLGDQWLAAIPLIRWLAPAGLAVALGTATEWLLMPLGHMKRLLALRAVRLGVIVVGVLFGWRWGVIGVAAGYSGAACISVGLELFGATAGTTVEMRRLTVAIVRPILAAVGAGYLVYNIQTPVSIVPFLLELLCYVAVFATIHTMLPGGWTVTRSLFRAVRRTVRPRPDTL, from the coding sequence ATGAATCAAGCCACTAGAGGGCACACGGATCAAGAGCCGGACTACCGGCACGTTCGGGACGCCAGTGTTCGCGGGGCAGGCGCTGGGGCTTTGGCTCTTGTTGCGAAGACGCTATTGCGACTGGGTTCTATCGTACTGCTGGCCCGACTGCTTACCCCTGCGGATTTCGGGTTGATAGCTATGGCCGGTACGGTGCTCAGTCTGTTTGTCTTTGTTGCGGACTTGGGGTTGCACATGGCATCGGTTCAGCGTCGCCAGCTCAGCGCTGATGAACTTTCGACCCTATTTTGGATCAACGTCGTGGGAGGGGTGCTTCTTGCCTCTCTTACCGTCGCCTCAGCGCCGCTGTTGGTACTCATCTTCGACGAACCGCGGGTTATTGGTGCCGCCGCCGCACTTTCGCTTACACTGGTTGCGATTGGAGTCGGCACTCAGCATGAGGCGGTTCTCCGGAGACGACTGAGCTACTCGTTTCTGCATGTGTCCGGGATAATCTCACAAACTCTTGGGTTGGGTGTCGCGTTGGTGTCAGCCCTTGCTGGAGCGAGCTATTGGGCCCTGATACTGCAGCAGATCGTCGCTCATGTGAGCCGTGTGACGCTGCTGTGGGCGAAGACGCACTGGAGGCCGCGGCGTCCTGGGCCGTTCGTCGATGTGCTTCCAATGTTGAGATACGGCAGCCAGCTAGTTCCCGCACACCTTCTCGCTCATACCGCTCGCAGTTTCGGCGAGGTCCTCGTTGGCGTCAGTGCAGGTGCAGCGGAGCTAGGTCAGTTCCGGCGGGCGCATGGAATGGCTACGTTGGTTGAGGAAGCAAGACTACCACTGAAAACGATTGTTCCCGCTTCGCTTAGCCGGTTACAGGACCGCGGAAGAGAATTCGCAAGGTTCTATCTTCATGCTATCTCCGCATCTAGTTTCGCCGGATGTGCTTTCGTCGGCTGGATGGCTGCGGAGGCTCCCGCGGCTGTCATCATCGTACTCGGAGATCAGTGGCTTGCTGCTATCCCGCTCATCCGATGGTTGGCGCCAGCCGGTCTTGCGGTCGCCCTCGGTACAGCGACTGAGTGGCTCTTGATGCCGCTGGGCCACATGAAGAGGCTACTAGCGCTGCGCGCGGTACGCTTGGGGGTCATCGTTGTTGGGGTGCTGTTCGGTTGGCGCTGGGGCGTAATTGGCGTTGCGGCCGGCTATAGTGGCGCCGCTTGCATCAGCGTCGGGCTGGAGTTGTTCGGTGCGACCGCTGGCACCACAGTGGAAATGCGCCGCTTGACAGTTGCCATCGTTCGGCCCATTCTTGCTGCCGTCGGTGCAGGCTACTTAGTCTACAACATTCAGACGCCTGTGTCCATCGTCCCGTTTTTGTTGGAGTTGCTCTGTTATGTGGCGGTGTTCGCAACGATACATACCATGCTTCCCGGTGGGTGGACGGTGACACGCAGCTTGTTTCGGGCTGTTCGGCGTACTGTACGTCCCCGACCGGACACCTTGTAG
- the pyrE gene encoding orotate phosphoribosyltransferase: protein MPGVVPGDRVVLEHPLCDASSRERLRVLVESVCLLRGKEFVLSTGARSDFYFDCKRAVLRGDALNLIAHQFLAAADQLPTAPDAIGGLSIGADFLVAATIQLAAQQNHGMIAGCVVRKDRKEHGTRTFVENEQPPGTKVMVVEDVITTGRSTSLACERLREIGNEIVGIVGLVDRKQGGVESLRRTFQVPVSTVFSTDDFPSLSR from the coding sequence ATGCCAGGAGTAGTACCGGGCGACCGGGTCGTTCTGGAACACCCGCTGTGCGACGCTAGTTCCCGAGAGAGACTACGGGTGCTCGTGGAATCGGTGTGCCTGCTCCGCGGCAAGGAGTTCGTGCTGAGCACCGGCGCGAGGTCGGATTTCTACTTCGACTGCAAGCGCGCCGTGCTCAGGGGTGATGCGCTCAACCTGATCGCGCATCAGTTTCTCGCGGCCGCAGACCAGCTTCCGACAGCTCCGGACGCGATAGGGGGATTGTCGATCGGCGCCGACTTCCTGGTGGCGGCGACCATCCAACTTGCCGCGCAGCAGAACCATGGGATGATCGCAGGCTGCGTCGTGCGAAAGGACCGCAAGGAGCATGGAACCAGGACCTTCGTGGAGAATGAGCAGCCTCCGGGGACGAAGGTGATGGTTGTCGAGGATGTAATCACCACGGGGCGATCGACATCCCTGGCATGCGAACGGCTCAGGGAGATTGGAAACGAGATCGTCGGCATCGTCGGATTGGTGGACAGGAAGCAGGGAGGCGTCGAGAGTCTCCGGCGCACGTTCCAGGTTCCGGTGAGCACGGTCTTCAGTACCGATGACTTTCCGTCGTTGAGTCGTTGA
- a CDS encoding ABC transporter substrate-binding protein, with product MAKIAMTCRWLAAGVLLAVPVLAFATGEAEQSASAGAGAAMSGRFSEAPMLAARVAAGELPPVEERIPFDPVVQEMLADGVGRYGGTLRVSEAVGFMNQRGGEMTTQMLDIYLLTMHQETLEIVPNIAAGYAVSDDGLTVTLELRPGTRWSNGDPFIVDDLMFVMEDMKWDDRVDPGWRAGETPTTAVSITKIDDHAMQFHMSQIDYVVIPGWTTWKGGNYVQYAPSNYLKKWHIRYNEDAQKLAEEEGYDTWAEALVAHWDIIRGVGLETPTMMPWIAKEISAQVEHWERNPYFWKVDPEGQQLPYIDGILTTPSADTEVFNLKAIAGEVDWAITMTNFASLPDYKENEERGNYTISLIPGVDVGRAFGFNPTYKEDNYRALFNDVRFRRAMSLALDRDELNEVYFLGLGRPTAATIHSTARFYKPQWQWLWAEHDPEQAGSLLDEVGLSGRDRDGFRTFPDGSNLTIQVAARTGGPVDISKLFELEIAQWAEVDLRVVPRLVDDAAWGENIAADEFMLQPGGIDAITEFWNWINDGPGSGGVGLHGDFNMTGSYDEWEQARRLIERGERKLSDYGGELPGTEPPAEWKRYFDWQRQFRLSEFGSGEWFELAQKMFDFTGDNVFVIGTVGEAPAVLLTNNDLRNVPTEFPVSNTDWKGNLMYWADQLWFDR from the coding sequence GTGGCGAAGATTGCGATGACGTGCCGATGGCTGGCGGCCGGCGTGTTGCTGGCGGTGCCGGTGCTTGCGTTCGCGACCGGCGAGGCGGAGCAGAGCGCTTCCGCAGGGGCGGGTGCGGCGATGAGCGGGCGGTTCAGCGAGGCGCCGATGCTGGCGGCGCGGGTCGCCGCGGGCGAGTTGCCGCCGGTCGAGGAGCGCATCCCGTTCGATCCGGTGGTGCAGGAGATGCTCGCCGACGGCGTCGGCCGGTACGGGGGCACGCTGCGGGTATCGGAGGCGGTCGGCTTCATGAACCAGCGCGGCGGCGAAATGACCACCCAGATGCTCGACATCTACCTGCTGACCATGCACCAGGAGACGCTGGAGATCGTGCCCAACATCGCCGCCGGCTACGCGGTGTCGGACGACGGGCTCACCGTCACCCTGGAGTTGCGTCCCGGCACCAGGTGGTCCAACGGCGACCCGTTCATCGTCGACGACCTGATGTTCGTGATGGAAGACATGAAGTGGGACGACCGCGTCGATCCCGGCTGGCGCGCCGGCGAGACGCCCACCACCGCGGTCAGCATCACCAAGATCGACGACCACGCCATGCAGTTCCACATGTCGCAGATCGACTACGTGGTCATTCCCGGCTGGACCACCTGGAAGGGCGGCAACTACGTGCAGTACGCGCCGAGCAACTATCTCAAGAAGTGGCACATCCGCTACAACGAGGACGCCCAGAAACTGGCCGAGGAGGAGGGCTACGACACCTGGGCCGAGGCGCTGGTGGCGCACTGGGACATTATCCGCGGCGTCGGCCTGGAAACTCCCACCATGATGCCGTGGATCGCGAAGGAGATCAGCGCCCAGGTTGAGCACTGGGAGCGCAATCCCTACTTCTGGAAGGTCGATCCCGAGGGCCAGCAACTGCCCTACATCGACGGCATCCTCACCACCCCGAGCGCCGACACCGAGGTGTTCAACCTGAAAGCGATTGCTGGCGAGGTGGACTGGGCCATCACCATGACCAACTTCGCCTCCCTGCCCGACTACAAGGAGAACGAGGAGCGCGGCAACTACACCATCTCCCTGATTCCCGGCGTCGACGTGGGCCGCGCGTTCGGCTTCAACCCCACCTACAAGGAGGACAACTACCGCGCGCTGTTCAACGACGTGCGCTTCCGCCGCGCCATGTCGCTGGCGCTGGACCGCGACGAGTTGAACGAGGTGTACTTCCTGGGGCTTGGCCGGCCCACCGCGGCCACCATCCATTCCACCGCGCGCTTCTACAAGCCCCAGTGGCAGTGGCTGTGGGCCGAGCACGACCCCGAGCAGGCAGGCAGCCTGCTCGACGAGGTGGGCCTGAGCGGGCGCGACCGCGACGGCTTTCGCACCTTCCCGGACGGCTCCAACCTCACCATCCAGGTCGCCGCGCGCACCGGCGGCCCGGTAGACATCAGCAAGCTGTTCGAGCTGGAGATCGCACAGTGGGCGGAGGTCGACCTGCGCGTGGTGCCGCGGCTGGTGGACGACGCCGCCTGGGGCGAAAACATCGCCGCCGACGAGTTCATGCTGCAGCCGGGCGGCATCGACGCCATCACCGAGTTCTGGAACTGGATCAACGACGGCCCCGGCTCCGGCGGCGTCGGCCTGCACGGCGACTTCAACATGACCGGCAGCTACGACGAGTGGGAGCAGGCGCGCCGCCTGATCGAGCGCGGCGAACGCAAGCTGTCCGACTACGGCGGCGAGTTGCCGGGCACCGAGCCGCCGGCGGAGTGGAAGCGCTACTTCGACTGGCAGCGCCAGTTCCGCCTCTCGGAGTTCGGCTCCGGCGAGTGGTTCGAGCTGGCCCAGAAGATGTTCGACTTCACCGGCGACAACGTGTTCGTCATCGGCACCGTCGGCGAGGCCCCGGCCGTGCTGCTGACCAACAACGACCTGCGCAACGTACCCACCGAGTTCCCGGTCTCCAACACCGACTGGAAAGGCAACCTGATGTACTGGGCCGACCAACTCTGGTTCGACCGCTGA
- a CDS encoding HNH endonuclease, giving the protein MGKLAVLESNVLVLNSGYTAIRITSARRAFILLIREAAEVVTTDDGQFRTFDLAAWILWSDLVRANRSPRHGNGHEPPDWVRTPRLAIAVPRVIRLLHYTGRPQREVRLTRRNIHARDLFRCHYCGKRFTTRDLTVDHIVPRSQGGRDTWDNLVSACVPCNSRKGGRTPQGANMRLRRKPTKPRTNPTVTERLQNPKYRLWRAFVDESSPYLASGS; this is encoded by the coding sequence GTGGGCAAGCTGGCAGTTCTCGAATCAAACGTCCTGGTCCTCAACAGCGGCTACACCGCAATCCGCATCACTAGCGCCCGCCGCGCGTTCATCCTGCTCATCCGCGAGGCCGCCGAGGTCGTCACCACGGACGACGGGCAGTTCCGGACCTTCGACCTGGCGGCGTGGATCCTGTGGTCGGACCTGGTGCGTGCCAACAGGTCGCCGCGGCACGGCAACGGCCACGAGCCGCCCGACTGGGTGCGCACGCCGCGCCTGGCGATTGCCGTGCCGCGCGTGATCCGCCTGCTGCACTACACCGGCCGCCCGCAGCGCGAGGTGCGGCTGACGCGGCGCAACATCCACGCCCGCGATCTGTTCCGCTGCCACTACTGCGGCAAGCGGTTCACCACCCGCGACCTGACCGTGGACCACATCGTGCCGCGCTCCCAGGGCGGGCGCGACACCTGGGACAACCTGGTCAGCGCCTGCGTGCCGTGCAATTCCCGCAAGGGCGGCCGTACCCCGCAGGGCGCCAACATGCGCCTGCGACGCAAGCCCACCAAGCCGCGCACCAACCCGACCGTCACCGAACGCTTGCAGAATCCCAAGTACCGCCTGTGGCGCGCGTTCGTCGACGAGTCCTCCCCCTACCTGGCCAGTGGCTCCTGA
- a CDS encoding BrnA antitoxin family protein, translating into MNRYDEPLTPDQIAAIEDKDIDFSDIPELDEDFWRNAKLVEPDRTEQITLRVKSSVLTYFKAPGKGYQTRINRVLESYVRTSQSRAK; encoded by the coding sequence ATGAACAGATACGATGAACCGCTCACACCCGACCAGATTGCCGCCATTGAGGACAAGGATATCGACTTCAGCGATATCCCTGAACTGGACGAGGATTTTTGGCGGAACGCGAAGCTGGTAGAGCCCGACCGCACCGAGCAAATCACCTTACGCGTGAAGAGTTCAGTGTTGACCTACTTCAAAGCCCCGGGGAAGGGCTACCAGACACGAATCAACCGAGTCCTCGAGAGTTACGTGCGGACATCGCAGTCGCGAGCCAAGTGA